The following proteins come from a genomic window of Flavobacterium eburneipallidum:
- a CDS encoding hemolysin family protein: MEIGIIIVCLLCSAFFSGMEIAFISSNKIYLELEKKQTGFIATILTKLTQEPSKFIAAMLIGNSIALVIYALFMSELLVKGFNAFGFYFSELMSVLIQMLLTTTVVLLTSKFFPKVFFQIYANTLIKVFALPAYFFYILFFFISTFFIWISDFVLKNFSKAAGSQASLYFSKAELGDYISEQISTLEDKEEMDSEIQIFQNALDFSGVKARDVMTPRTEIVAIDVFDSIATLKELFITTGYSKIVVYQNSLDDILGYVHSFDLFKKPTHIKSIIIPVEFVPETIYIKDAMNLLTKKRKSVAVVLDEYGGTSGIITIEDIIEELFGEIEDEHDLQEELIEQELDTRIYLFSARLDVEYINQTYKTAIPESDSYGTLGGFIVDFTKEIPQKGAEIGIDNYHFSIEEATNKKIELVKMTIKE; encoded by the coding sequence ATGGAAATAGGTATAATAATAGTTTGTTTGTTATGTAGTGCCTTTTTTTCAGGAATGGAAATCGCATTCATTTCATCCAATAAAATTTACCTTGAATTAGAAAAAAAGCAAACTGGGTTTATTGCTACTATTTTAACCAAGCTTACCCAAGAACCTTCCAAGTTTATTGCAGCAATGCTCATAGGAAATAGTATTGCGCTTGTGATTTATGCACTCTTTATGAGTGAATTGTTAGTAAAAGGATTCAATGCTTTTGGGTTTTACTTCTCGGAATTGATGAGTGTTCTAATTCAGATGCTACTAACTACAACAGTAGTTTTGCTGACTTCAAAATTTTTTCCTAAGGTTTTTTTTCAAATTTATGCCAATACTTTAATCAAGGTTTTTGCACTTCCAGCCTATTTTTTCTATATTCTCTTTTTTTTTATCTCTACTTTTTTTATTTGGATTTCTGACTTTGTTCTAAAGAATTTTTCAAAGGCAGCTGGCAGTCAAGCTTCTTTGTATTTCAGTAAAGCAGAGTTGGGCGATTACATTAGCGAACAAATAAGCACTCTAGAAGATAAAGAAGAAATGGATTCCGAAATACAGATTTTTCAGAATGCGTTAGACTTTTCAGGTGTAAAAGCTAGAGATGTTATGACTCCAAGGACAGAAATTGTTGCCATTGATGTATTCGATTCTATTGCTACATTGAAAGAATTGTTTATTACAACGGGTTATTCTAAAATTGTAGTCTATCAAAATTCGTTGGACGATATTTTGGGTTATGTTCACTCTTTTGATTTATTCAAAAAACCAACACATATCAAATCGATCATCATCCCAGTCGAATTTGTTCCTGAAACTATTTATATCAAGGATGCTATGAATTTGTTGACCAAAAAGCGAAAAAGTGTAGCTGTAGTTTTAGACGAATATGGAGGAACTTCGGGGATTATTACCATAGAAGATATTATCGAAGAACTTTTTGGCGAAATCGAAGACGAACACGATTTACAGGAAGAATTAATCGAACAAGAATTAGATACAAGAATTTATCTTTTCTCTGCGCGATTGGATGTAGAATATATCAATCAGACCTATAAAACAGCTATTCCGGAGAGTGATTCTTATGGAACTCTTGGTGGTTTTATTGTTGATTTCACAAAAGAAATTCCTCAAAAAGGAGCAGAAATCGGTATTGATAACTACCATTTTAGCATTGAGGAAGCAACAAACAAGAAAATCGAATTGGTTAAAATGACAATAAAAGAATGA
- the lptC gene encoding LPS export ABC transporter periplasmic protein LptC — protein sequence MIPYKKYLVLMLVLTLILGCESNFKEVQKSNFSEFVPSGEADKINLKYTDSGRITAILISPKMKEYASVDFPFTEFPKGIDVTLYDKKGKRTFIKSDYATSYKLTNIIDLEGDVVIQSEDGQMLETNQLYFDQKNEWFFTNKRFTFTDPKGVSYGKGIDFSKDFKIINSQSIVGEVESSE from the coding sequence ATGATTCCATATAAAAAATACTTGGTTCTGATGCTTGTTCTGACACTGATTTTAGGTTGTGAAAGTAATTTTAAAGAAGTGCAAAAAAGTAATTTTTCGGAATTTGTTCCCAGTGGCGAGGCTGATAAAATTAACTTAAAATACACTGATTCAGGCAGGATTACGGCCATATTAATAAGCCCGAAAATGAAAGAATACGCCAGCGTGGACTTTCCTTTTACTGAATTTCCAAAAGGAATCGATGTTACTTTGTACGACAAAAAGGGAAAGCGAACCTTTATCAAATCCGATTACGCCACTTCTTATAAATTGACAAATATTATCGATTTAGAAGGCGATGTGGTTATTCAATCGGAAGATGGACAAATGCTAGAAACCAATCAGCTATATTTTGATCAAAAAAACGAATGGTTTTTCACCAACAAACGCTTCACTTTTACCGACCCAAAAGGAGTATCTTATGGCAAAGGAATTGATTTCAGTAAAGATTTCAAAATTATCAATTCGCAAAGCATCGTAGGAGAAGTAGAATCATCCGAATAA
- a CDS encoding type III pantothenate kinase, which yields MILAIDAGNTRIKAAVFEGSIVLEDFVFLKIELQKNIKNILKKYQKTTHLVISSVSDLEKLAFSAFENIVKVHFVSHNDVFPFTNDYKTPQTLGIDRMVLAAGATLQFPNQNRLVIDAGTCVTYDFVDESNHYLGGAIAPGLGMRYKALHDYTAKLPLLELENPKQYIGQSTSESIHSGVVNGLVYEIDGFIDEYKAKYSNFIIILTGGDTVFLAKRLKNTIFANSNFLLESLNQTFQYKINND from the coding sequence ATGATTTTAGCCATCGATGCGGGAAATACTAGAATTAAAGCAGCTGTCTTTGAGGGTTCTATCGTTTTGGAAGACTTTGTTTTTTTGAAAATAGAACTTCAAAAAAACATCAAAAATATTTTAAAAAAATATCAAAAGACAACTCATTTGGTTATTTCTTCGGTTTCAGATCTGGAAAAACTGGCTTTTTCTGCCTTTGAAAATATTGTAAAAGTTCATTTTGTTTCCCATAATGATGTTTTCCCATTTACTAATGATTATAAAACACCACAAACTTTAGGAATCGACAGAATGGTACTGGCAGCAGGGGCAACACTTCAGTTTCCGAATCAGAACAGACTGGTTATTGATGCAGGAACTTGTGTGACTTATGATTTTGTCGATGAGTCCAACCATTATCTTGGAGGAGCAATTGCTCCAGGTTTAGGAATGAGATACAAAGCTTTACATGATTATACTGCAAAATTGCCTTTGCTCGAATTAGAAAATCCAAAACAGTATATCGGGCAATCTACTTCAGAATCCATTCATTCGGGTGTGGTCAACGGATTGGTCTATGAAATCGACGGTTTTATAGATGAATATAAGGCAAAGTATTCAAACTTTATCATAATTTTAACGGGTGGAGATACAGTTTTTTTGGCTAAACGATTAAAAAATACCATATTTGCCAATTCAAATTTCCTTCTCGAAAGTTTGAACCAAACATTTCAATATAAAATCAACAATGATTAA
- a CDS encoding sodium/sugar symporter, with protein MNTLQLADYLVFLVYFFIVAGYGYSVYIRKKTQSTSASHDYFLAEGSLTWWAIGTSLIASNISSEQFIAMSGNGFKMGLAIATYEWMAALTLIIVAVFFIPVYLKNKIYTMPQFLSERYNGNVAMIMAVFWLLLYVIVNLTSILYLGALAINGISGIEINLCMYGLAFFAIIIALGGMKVIGYTDVVQVVFLIFGGLVTTYLALDKVAELNGQSGVVDGFNYMYNQSGDHFHMIFKKENENFPSLPGLTVLLGGMWIVNLNYWGCNQYITQRALGADLKTARTGILFAAFLKLLMPVIVVLPGIAAYVIYTKGQLQTEMLGPDGILNPDRSYPVLLNLLPVGLKGLSFAALTAAVVASLAGKVNSISTIFTLDIFKKKIDVDASEKKMVQVGKITVVAAMLLAVVIAPMLGIDKKGGFEFIQEYTGFVSPGIFAMFILGFFWKKTSSNAAMFATIGGFILSVILKFLPEHVNLEFLYSSGFATQVLQENGSKLYEIPFLDRMGFVFVICVILMIIISLFDAKRGVESKGLEIDSKMFKVSNGFAVGSLIICGILVALYSIFW; from the coding sequence ATGAACACATTACAATTAGCAGATTACCTAGTATTCCTAGTGTATTTCTTTATCGTAGCTGGATACGGTTATTCTGTTTACATACGCAAAAAAACACAATCCACATCAGCTTCACATGATTACTTTTTAGCCGAGGGTTCTTTGACTTGGTGGGCAATTGGAACTTCCTTGATTGCTTCTAATATTTCTTCGGAGCAATTTATAGCCATGTCTGGAAACGGTTTCAAAATGGGTTTAGCCATTGCGACTTACGAATGGATGGCTGCATTAACATTAATTATTGTAGCTGTATTTTTTATTCCAGTTTATTTAAAGAATAAAATTTATACCATGCCTCAATTTTTGAGCGAAAGATACAACGGAAATGTAGCGATGATTATGGCTGTATTCTGGTTGTTGCTGTATGTAATCGTGAATTTAACTTCTATTCTTTATTTGGGAGCTTTGGCTATCAACGGAATTTCTGGAATTGAAATTAATCTGTGTATGTACGGTTTGGCGTTTTTTGCCATTATCATTGCATTAGGGGGAATGAAAGTAATTGGATACACGGATGTTGTTCAGGTAGTGTTTTTAATATTTGGAGGTTTAGTAACTACTTATTTAGCTTTAGATAAAGTAGCTGAATTGAACGGACAAAGTGGTGTTGTTGATGGATTTAATTATATGTATAATCAATCAGGAGATCATTTTCACATGATTTTCAAAAAAGAGAATGAAAATTTCCCGAGTTTACCGGGATTAACGGTATTGCTAGGAGGAATGTGGATTGTGAATTTGAACTATTGGGGATGTAATCAATACATTACTCAAAGAGCTTTAGGAGCTGATTTGAAAACCGCTAGAACAGGAATTTTGTTTGCTGCATTTTTGAAATTATTAATGCCAGTTATTGTGGTTTTACCTGGAATTGCGGCTTATGTAATTTATACTAAAGGACAATTGCAAACGGAGATGTTAGGGCCTGATGGAATTCTAAATCCAGACCGTTCTTATCCGGTATTATTAAACTTATTGCCAGTAGGATTAAAAGGATTGTCTTTTGCGGCTTTAACAGCAGCTGTAGTAGCTTCGTTAGCTGGAAAAGTAAATAGTATCTCCACTATTTTTACTTTGGATATTTTTAAGAAAAAAATTGATGTAGATGCTTCTGAAAAGAAAATGGTACAAGTTGGTAAAATCACAGTAGTTGCCGCTATGCTTTTGGCGGTTGTGATTGCGCCAATGTTGGGGATTGACAAAAAAGGAGGATTTGAATTCATTCAAGAATACACAGGATTTGTAAGTCCAGGGATTTTTGCGATGTTTATTCTAGGATTCTTTTGGAAAAAAACAAGTTCGAATGCAGCTATGTTTGCAACAATCGGTGGTTTTATATTATCAGTAATATTAAAATTCCTTCCAGAACACGTGAATTTAGAATTCTTGTATAGTTCGGGTTTTGCTACACAAGTACTTCAAGAAAATGGAAGTAAATTATATGAAATTCCATTTTTGGACAGAATGGGATTTGTATTTGTAATTTGCGTTATCTTGATGATTATTATCAGTTTGTTTGACGCTAAAAGAGGTGTTGAATCAAAAGGATTGGAGATTGATTCTAAAATGTTTAAAGTGAGCAATGGTTTTGCTGTAGGTTCATTAATCATTTGCGGAATATTAGTAGCACTTTATTCTATCTTCTGGTAG
- the xylA gene encoding xylose isomerase codes for MIVLGNKEYYKGIGQIQFEGKESDNPLAFKYYNPDQVVAGKTMKEHFRFAIAYWHTFCGQGSDPFGPGTQNFAWDQPADAIDAAKEKADAAFEFITKMGFGHYCFHDYDLVREGATFAESESRLATITEYLKEKQAASGVKLLWGTANAFSNPRYMNGAATNPDFNVVARAGGQVKLALDATIALGGENYVFWGGREGYMTLLNTDMGRELDHMGMFLVKARDYARAQGFKGNFFIEPKPMEPSKHQYDFDCATAIGFLRQYGLENDFKMNIEVNHATLAQHTFQHEIEVAAKAGMLGSLDANRGDYQNGWDTDQFPNNIQETTEAMLVFLKAGGLQGGGINFDAKIRRNSTDMEDVFLAHIGGADTFARALLTADKIITSSPYEKLRKERYSSFDSGNGKAFEEGKLGLTELYKIAQENGELSLQSGKQELFENIINQYI; via the coding sequence ATGATAGTTTTAGGGAACAAAGAGTATTACAAAGGAATTGGTCAAATCCAATTCGAAGGAAAGGAATCTGACAATCCATTGGCGTTTAAATACTACAACCCAGACCAAGTGGTTGCAGGAAAAACAATGAAAGAGCACTTTAGATTTGCAATTGCCTATTGGCACACCTTCTGTGGGCAAGGTTCCGATCCATTCGGACCAGGAACACAAAATTTTGCTTGGGATCAGCCAGCAGATGCTATTGATGCTGCTAAAGAAAAAGCCGATGCAGCTTTCGAATTCATTACTAAAATGGGTTTTGGTCACTATTGTTTTCACGATTACGACTTGGTGAGAGAAGGAGCAACTTTCGCAGAATCAGAAAGTAGATTAGCAACTATCACCGAATATTTGAAAGAAAAACAAGCGGCTTCTGGAGTGAAATTGCTTTGGGGAACCGCTAATGCTTTTTCGAACCCACGTTATATGAACGGTGCGGCTACGAATCCTGATTTTAATGTTGTGGCTAGGGCTGGTGGTCAAGTAAAATTGGCTTTGGATGCTACGATTGCTTTAGGTGGAGAAAATTATGTGTTTTGGGGAGGTCGTGAAGGATATATGACGTTGTTGAATACCGATATGGGAAGAGAATTGGATCACATGGGAATGTTTTTAGTAAAAGCCAGAGATTACGCAAGAGCACAAGGTTTCAAAGGAAATTTCTTCATTGAGCCAAAACCTATGGAGCCATCCAAACACCAATATGATTTTGATTGCGCTACTGCTATTGGATTTTTACGTCAATATGGTTTGGAGAATGATTTTAAAATGAACATCGAGGTAAACCACGCAACCTTGGCTCAACACACTTTTCAACACGAAATTGAAGTGGCCGCCAAAGCTGGAATGCTAGGAAGTTTGGATGCCAACCGTGGAGATTACCAAAACGGATGGGATACAGATCAATTTCCAAACAACATTCAGGAAACTACCGAAGCAATGTTAGTATTCTTGAAAGCTGGAGGTTTGCAAGGCGGAGGAATTAATTTTGATGCTAAAATCAGAAGAAACTCTACTGATATGGAAGATGTTTTCTTAGCACACATTGGCGGAGCAGATACTTTTGCAAGAGCTTTATTGACAGCTGATAAAATCATTACTTCTTCTCCTTATGAAAAATTGAGAAAAGAGCGTTACAGTTCATTTGATTCTGGAAACGGAAAAGCTTTCGAAGAAGGAAAATTAGGTCTTACTGAATTATACAAAATTGCCCAAGAAAACGGAGAACTTTCGCTTCAAAGTGGCAAACAAGAATTGTTCGAAAATATTATTAATCAATATATTTAA
- a CDS encoding xylulokinase, whose product MYYIGYDIGSSSVKIALVEAATGEKIIALHEPQDEMEIMAHHKDWAEQDPEIWWQHICVGTKRAIKEANIDASKITGIGISYQMHGLVVVDVAGKSLRNSIIWCDSRAVTIGDKAFAEIGEQKCSEHLLNSPGNFTASKLKWVKENEPEIYKNIYKYMLPGDFIAFKLTGQITTTKNGLSEGMLWDYKENKVATWLLDYYEIDQSLTPAIVENFTNQGELNDKGSQETGLPIGIPVVYRAGDQPNNALSLNILKPGEIAATGGTSGVIYAVTDQLKSKETSRINSFVHVNYTNENPTVGKLLCINGAGIQYRWMRNIGGLDSYENMNNLASEVPVGSDGVVVIPFGNGAERMLNNKNIDSHILNLNFNKHSHGHLYRAALEGIAFSFVYGMEIMKNDNAEIKVIRAGNDNLFRSEIFSNTVATLIGHEIEIYNTTGSVGAARAVGLVDGDYEKFGQNIMNNDHVMTYMPLKNAEHYLEAYQNWKTALEKIITNK is encoded by the coding sequence ATGTATTATATAGGTTATGATATAGGAAGTTCTTCAGTCAAGATAGCCTTGGTTGAAGCAGCTACAGGAGAAAAAATTATTGCACTCCACGAGCCACAAGATGAAATGGAAATTATGGCGCATCACAAAGATTGGGCAGAACAAGATCCTGAAATTTGGTGGCAACACATTTGTGTCGGTACCAAAAGAGCTATTAAGGAAGCCAATATTGATGCTTCAAAAATAACAGGTATTGGAATTTCGTATCAAATGCACGGTTTAGTAGTAGTTGATGTAGCTGGAAAATCGTTACGTAACTCAATCATTTGGTGTGACAGTCGTGCAGTAACAATTGGAGACAAAGCATTTGCTGAAATCGGCGAACAAAAATGCTCCGAACATTTATTGAATTCGCCAGGGAATTTTACCGCTTCGAAATTGAAATGGGTCAAAGAAAACGAACCCGAAATTTACAAGAACATTTATAAATACATGTTACCTGGCGATTTTATTGCCTTTAAGTTAACGGGACAAATAACCACTACCAAAAACGGTTTGTCCGAGGGAATGCTTTGGGATTACAAAGAAAACAAAGTGGCCACTTGGCTATTAGATTACTACGAAATTGACCAATCTTTGACACCAGCTATTGTCGAAAATTTTACCAATCAAGGCGAATTGAACGACAAAGGTTCTCAAGAAACTGGATTGCCAATAGGAATTCCTGTCGTTTATAGAGCTGGAGATCAACCCAACAATGCTTTGTCGTTAAATATATTAAAACCCGGAGAAATAGCTGCCACAGGCGGAACTTCGGGAGTAATTTATGCAGTTACCGACCAATTAAAATCCAAAGAAACATCCCGAATAAATAGTTTTGTTCATGTGAATTATACCAATGAAAATCCAACAGTTGGAAAATTATTGTGCATCAACGGAGCAGGAATTCAGTACCGATGGATGCGAAATATAGGAGGTTTGGATTCGTATGAAAACATGAACAACCTAGCATCAGAAGTACCAGTTGGGTCAGATGGTGTGGTTGTAATTCCTTTTGGAAATGGAGCCGAACGCATGTTGAACAATAAAAATATAGACAGTCATATTCTAAATTTGAATTTCAACAAACACAGCCACGGTCATTTATACAGAGCCGCATTAGAAGGAATTGCTTTCTCCTTTGTATATGGAATGGAAATTATGAAGAATGACAATGCCGAAATTAAAGTAATTCGTGCTGGAAATGACAATTTGTTTCGTTCAGAAATATTTTCGAATACCGTCGCCACATTGATTGGACATGAAATTGAAATTTACAACACTACAGGTTCAGTAGGAGCAGCAAGAGCTGTCGGATTAGTAGATGGCGATTATGAAAAATTTGGTCAAAACATTATGAATAACGATCACGTTATGACGTATATGCCTTTAAAAAATGCAGAACATTATTTAGAAGCCTATCAAAATTGGAAAACAGCATTAGAAAAAATAATAACAAATAAATAA
- a CDS encoding GntR family transcriptional regulator has translation MNEKNFAFSINHESDIPKYQQLVNSINNAIAENLLNKGDLLPSVNTICKDNKLSRDTVFKAYSILKDQKVIESVPNKGYYVAGETRKVLLVLDTFKAYKEVLYHSFVNNLPDNIITDVQFHHYNIDNFKTIINNSVGKYYKYVVMNFDHKDVVSVLNNISNDKLLLIDWNVHSKTKNNYVFQDFGKAFYESLIGAVDLFKKYNGIDFLYPNYTNHPLETVTFFKKFCKEYGFDFNVITNPKEFNVEKNKAYISVSDRILGVFLEQCREKDFEPGVDVGLLSYNDTPMKKFIYKGISVISTDFKELGTKGAEFITRDEPMQFYVSTNLILRESL, from the coding sequence ATGAATGAAAAGAATTTTGCTTTTAGCATCAATCATGAGAGTGATATCCCAAAATACCAGCAATTAGTAAATTCTATTAATAATGCTATAGCGGAAAACCTTTTGAATAAGGGAGATTTACTACCTTCTGTAAATACTATCTGTAAAGATAATAAACTTTCTCGAGATACTGTTTTTAAAGCTTATTCTATTTTGAAAGATCAAAAAGTTATAGAATCGGTTCCTAATAAGGGCTATTATGTAGCAGGCGAAACTAGGAAAGTACTTTTGGTTCTAGATACTTTTAAAGCTTACAAAGAGGTTTTGTATCACTCGTTCGTAAATAACTTGCCGGATAATATCATTACCGATGTACAATTTCATCACTATAATATTGATAATTTCAAAACTATAATCAATAATAGTGTAGGGAAATACTATAAGTATGTTGTGATGAATTTTGATCACAAAGATGTAGTTTCAGTATTGAATAATATTTCCAATGATAAACTCTTATTAATTGATTGGAATGTTCATTCTAAAACCAAGAATAATTATGTTTTTCAAGATTTTGGAAAAGCATTTTATGAATCTTTAATTGGTGCTGTTGATTTGTTTAAAAAGTACAACGGAATCGATTTTTTATATCCAAATTACACCAATCATCCATTGGAGACTGTTACTTTTTTTAAGAAATTTTGCAAAGAGTATGGTTTTGATTTTAATGTGATTACCAATCCAAAAGAGTTTAATGTAGAGAAGAACAAAGCTTATATTAGTGTGAGCGATAGAATTTTGGGTGTGTTTTTAGAGCAATGTCGAGAGAAAGATTTTGAACCAGGAGTTGATGTGGGTTTACTATCGTATAATGATACTCCAATGAAAAAATTCATTTACAAAGGTATTTCTGTAATTTCTACTGATTTTAAAGAATTAGGAACAAAAGGAGCTGAATTTATTACCAGAGATGAACCGATGCAGTTTTATGTGTCAACCAATTTAATATTAAGAGAATCATTATAA
- a CDS encoding LacI family DNA-binding transcriptional regulator, with amino-acid sequence MEENKDVTIYDIAEKLNLATSTISRALKDHPTISSKTIKKVKKTAEEMGYVPNTLAAGLRGNKTNTIGVLIPTVTQPFLSSLISGIEITAQKSGYNVIIMQSHDSYDEEVSMAKSLYSSRVSGIICSLAMETRDTSHFQQFVANNIPLVFVDRVPKDFNTFRVIIDNYSAGYKATTHLIEQGCKRIAHITAGSEFGNLYNERKRGYLDALKENNLPIDEELIVNLKAVTYEEGVRASNLLLDLENRPDGVFSSGDIMAVSAIQSAKKRGLKIPEELAVIGFNNDPISQIVDPNLSTITHPAAKMGKMSAEIILKNIKSLKKDDVKEITFLNTEVLVRESSSKI; translated from the coding sequence ATGGAAGAAAATAAAGACGTTACGATATACGATATTGCTGAAAAACTAAATCTTGCCACCTCTACCATTTCAAGAGCGTTGAAAGACCACCCTACCATAAGCAGTAAAACAATAAAAAAAGTCAAAAAGACAGCCGAAGAAATGGGTTATGTCCCTAATACTTTGGCGGCAGGATTGCGAGGAAACAAAACCAATACTATTGGAGTTTTGATACCAACAGTTACCCAACCCTTCCTTTCTTCCTTGATTAGTGGTATTGAAATCACAGCTCAAAAATCAGGATATAATGTTATTATTATGCAATCTCACGATTCTTATGACGAAGAAGTGAGTATGGCAAAGTCATTATACAGTAGTAGAGTCAGCGGCATAATTTGTTCACTGGCGATGGAAACCCGAGATACTTCACATTTTCAACAATTTGTCGCCAACAACATTCCATTGGTTTTTGTGGATCGGGTTCCTAAAGATTTTAATACTTTTCGAGTAATTATTGACAATTATTCTGCTGGATACAAAGCCACAACTCATCTAATTGAACAAGGCTGCAAGCGTATTGCTCACATTACTGCTGGATCAGAATTTGGAAATTTATACAACGAAAGAAAAAGAGGTTATCTCGATGCCTTAAAAGAAAACAATTTACCTATTGACGAAGAACTAATTGTAAATTTAAAAGCTGTTACTTATGAAGAAGGCGTTAGAGCTAGTAATTTACTACTTGATTTAGAGAATCGCCCTGATGGAGTTTTTTCTTCAGGAGATATTATGGCAGTTAGTGCTATTCAGTCTGCAAAAAAAAGAGGCCTAAAAATCCCAGAAGAACTAGCGGTAATAGGATTTAATAACGATCCTATTTCTCAAATTGTAGATCCAAATTTATCTACTATCACGCATCCTGCTGCAAAAATGGGCAAAATGTCGGCTGAAATTATTTTGAAAAACATCAAATCATTAAAAAAAGACGATGTGAAAGAAATCACTTTTTTGAATACGGAAGTACTGGTTCGGGAATCTTCGAGTAAAATATAG
- a CDS encoding RagB/SusD family nutrient uptake outer membrane protein, producing the protein MITTINTKTKKSSLLLVMTLVFTFSSCSDFLDVEPEDKLVGEQVYRNVYDADAAVFGVYGKFMALAEKNVILNEMRADLMTTTRNSSPFLKEISEHNVSANNPYASPKEFYAVIQNCNDVLKNFDIMLEKKRFTVDQYNQRYSDIGAIRTWVYLQLGIHYGSVPYITEPIETLEDVKNISKYPRISFNELLDKLIIFADALPYKDLYASGSSMVITVDGFNTGKFFINKECLLGDLHLWKGNYLEAANHYKYVMETGTRGGDNTALYDTYRVKYAEVITNEDLAVGYLRYAEQDATTLVNNNTQGWRSIFARDRDALWHSEWIWSLPFDNNFAPKNPFINLFSNRNGSYLVKPSQSAMDLWNSQTQANDFPYDARGSKFSYNIVNGDPVIMKYLYSSEAVATTAGVPNTKGQWFLYRAAKLHLRYAEAANRDNQQKVAYAILNNGIQSAYNVNPVPSDVTNIQQTMLPFPYDFDARNGDFPNFRANWHRNTGVRGRARLRAAGAIGDDMITTENNIIREDALELAYEGNRWEDLVRVALRRNDPAFLADKVYDKLSKEGNTQASSVREKLMNVNNWYLPFSW; encoded by the coding sequence ATGATAACAACAATTAATACAAAAACAAAAAAGAGCAGCTTATTATTAGTAATGACATTAGTCTTTACTTTTAGCTCTTGTTCGGATTTTCTTGATGTGGAGCCAGAAGATAAATTGGTTGGAGAGCAAGTATATCGAAATGTATATGATGCCGATGCAGCCGTATTCGGAGTTTATGGTAAATTTATGGCTCTTGCAGAAAAAAATGTAATTCTTAATGAAATGCGTGCTGACTTGATGACCACAACTCGTAACTCAAGCCCTTTTTTGAAAGAAATTTCAGAACACAATGTTTCTGCTAATAACCCTTATGCTAGCCCAAAAGAGTTTTATGCCGTGATTCAAAACTGTAATGATGTGCTTAAAAACTTCGATATTATGCTCGAAAAGAAGCGTTTTACTGTAGATCAATACAATCAGCGTTATTCTGATATTGGAGCCATTCGTACATGGGTTTATTTACAATTAGGAATTCATTACGGAAGTGTACCTTACATTACAGAACCTATTGAAACATTAGAAGATGTAAAAAATATTTCAAAGTATCCTAGAATATCTTTTAATGAATTGTTAGATAAATTAATAATCTTTGCTGATGCTTTACCATACAAAGATTTATATGCTTCGGGCAGTTCGATGGTAATTACCGTTGATGGTTTTAATACAGGTAAATTTTTTATTAACAAAGAATGTTTATTAGGTGATTTGCATCTTTGGAAAGGGAATTATCTTGAAGCAGCTAATCATTACAAATACGTAATGGAAACCGGAACTAGAGGTGGAGATAATACAGCATTATATGATACCTACCGTGTAAAATATGCTGAAGTTATTACTAACGAAGATTTAGCAGTTGGGTATTTAAGATATGCTGAACAAGATGCCACAACTTTAGTTAATAATAATACTCAAGGTTGGCGTTCTATTTTTGCAAGAGATAGAGATGCATTGTGGCATAGTGAATGGATTTGGTCGTTACCTTTTGATAATAATTTTGCTCCTAAAAATCCATTCATCAATTTGTTTTCGAATAGAAATGGTTCTTATTTAGTTAAGCCATCACAATCAGCTATGGATTTGTGGAATAGTCAAACACAAGCAAATGACTTTCCTTATGATGCTAGAGGTTCGAAATTCTCTTATAATATAGTAAATGGAGATCCAGTGATTATGAAATATTTATACAGTAGTGAGGCTGTAGCAACAACTGCTGGAGTACCTAATACTAAAGGACAATGGTTTTTGTACCGTGCTGCAAAATTACATTTGCGTTATGCCGAAGCAGCTAACAGAGACAATCAGCAAAAAGTAGCTTATGCTATATTGAATAATGGAATACAATCGGCATACAACGTAAATCCTGTGCCTTCAGATGTTACTAATATACAACAAACGATGTTGCCATTCCCTTATGATTTCGATGCTAGAAATGGTGACTTCCCTAACTTTAGAGCCAATTGGCACCGTAATACAGGTGTTCGTGGTCGTGCTAGATTAAGAGCAGCGGGAGCAATTGGCGATGATATGATTACTACAGAAAATAACATTATCAGAGAAGATGCTTTAGAATTAGCTTATGAAGGTAACCGTTGGGAAGATTTAGTGCGTGTGGCATTACGTCGTAATGATCCAGCCTTTTTAGCAGATAAAGTGTATGACAAATTGAGTAAAGAAGGAAACACCCAAGCAAGTTCAGTACGTGAAAAATTAATGAATGTCAATAATTGGTATTTGCCTTTTTCTTGGTAA